One window from the genome of Phoenix dactylifera cultivar Barhee BC4 unplaced genomic scaffold, palm_55x_up_171113_PBpolish2nd_filt_p 000598F, whole genome shotgun sequence encodes:
- the LOC120106660 gene encoding putative germin-like protein 2-1, giving the protein MASRILLLAFLALVSSHAIASDPSPLQDFCVADKTSHVFVNGLVCKNPNDVRADDFFFSGLDRPGDTANKLGSNVTLVNVEKIAGLNTLGISLARIDFAPYGLNPPHIHPRATEILTVLEGSLYVGFVTSNTDNRLFAKVINKGDVFVFPQGLIHFQFNYGTKNAVAIAALSSQNPGVITVANAVFGSKPPISRDVLAKAFQVDKKTIDWLQAQFWMDNNN; this is encoded by the exons ATGGCTTCACGCATCCTCCTCCTTGCTTTCCTTGCGCTGGTTTCTTCTCACGCAATTGCTTCTGATCCTAGTCCCCTCCAGGACTTCTGTGTTGCTGACAAAACGTCCCATG TATTTGTCAACGGTCTTGTGTGCAAGAACCCAAACGATGTCAGAGCTGAtgatttcttcttctccggccTCGACAGGCCTGGCGACACTGCAAACAAACTTGGATCGAATGTGACTTTAGTTAATGTGGAGAAAATTGCAGGGCTCAACACCCTTGGCATCTCATTGGCTCGCATAGACTTTGCTCCTTATGGCCTGAACCCACCTCACATCCACCCTCGGGCGACAGAGATTTTGACGGTGTTGGAAGGCTCACTCTATGTGGGTTTTGTGACTTCCAACACGGACAACCGTCTCTTTGCCAAAGTCATCAACAAGGGTGATGTGTTCGTGTTCCCCCAAGGTCTTATTCACTTCCAGTTCAACTACGGGACGAAGAATGCTGTTGCTATTGCCGCATTGAGCAGCCAAAACCCTGGTGTGATCACTGTAGCCAATGCGGTGTTTGGGTCGAAGCCACCCATCTCTCGTGACGTTCTTGCAAAGGCCTTTCAGGTGGACAAGAAGACTATTGACTGGCTGCAGGCTCAGTTCTGGATGGACAACAACAACTGA